One window of the Apium graveolens cultivar Ventura unplaced genomic scaffold, ASM990537v1 ctg8071, whole genome shotgun sequence genome contains the following:
- the LOC141704641 gene encoding cyclin-D2-1-like — MAASDPFSLENLLCTDSLHFDDLEAIDDLNHLIDSNNLVDNGSEPLIGLIPMQSDQAHGHFCSGAPTICLAINYLNRYLSVYEHLVEKFWSVQLVAVACLLLAAKLEDVGVPSTVDLQVADPSFIFEYQSLKSMELNVLASLKWRMYACTPFSYIDFFIRKLKSEDMIPSESLMYGSLIYKSCQFIVNTMKGVDFLEFRPSEISAAVAICVTRETQESEIDKAISGVMHFEKDRLLKCVQMIEDLTEIAASTDLPDGTVSVAARAGSGSPVGVLDAAFLSYRIYGRTVVSDPSSSNAANQDPKRRRLD, encoded by the exons ATGGCAGCCTCAGACCCTTTTAGTCTTGAAAACCTGCTTTGTACTGATAGTCTGCATTTTGATGACCTTGAGGCCATTGATGATCTTAACCATCTTATAGATTCTAATAATCTCGTGGACAATGGATCAGAGCCGTTAATTGGTCTTATTCCAATGCAGAGTGATCAA GCTCATGGGCATTTTTGTTCTGGAGCGCCGACTATTTGCTTAGCGATTAATTACTTGAATCGCTATCTTTCTGTTTATGAACATCTA GTTGAAAAATTTTGGAGTGTTCAATTGGTAGCTGTGGCCTGCTTATTGTTAGCAGCAAAATTGGAAGATGTTGGAGTGCCATCTACTGTTGATTTGCAG GTGGCAGATCCTAGCTTTATTTTTGAATATCAGTCATTAAAATCGATGGAGCTTAATGTGTTGGCCAGCTTGAAATGGAGGATGTATGCTTGTACTCCGTTTTCGTATATAGATTTCTTCATTAGAAAGCTCAAAAGTGAAGATATGATTCCATCAGAGTCTCTGATGTATGGATCATTGATCTATAAATCATGCCAGTTCATAGTGAACACAATGAAAG GTGTTGATTTCCTAGAATTTAGGCCCTCGGAAATCTCAGCTGCTGTTGCAATCTGTGTTACGAGAGAAACACAGGAATCAGAGATTGACAAGGCAATATCTGGTGTCATGCATTTTGAGAAG GATAGGCTGCTGAAGTGTGTTCAAATGATTGAAGATTTGACAGAGATAGCAGCGAGTACTGATCTACCTGATGGTACTGTATCAGTAGCAGCTCGAGCAGGGTCCGGGAGTCCTGTTGGGGTGTTGGATGCAGCATTCTTGAGCTATAGAATCTACGGGAGAACAGTTGTTTCAGATCCTAGTTCATCAAACGCTGCTAATCAAGATCCGAAAAGGAGAAGGCTTGATTGA